The Candidatus Poribacteria bacterium nucleotide sequence GTTCTCGCTTCTGTATGGCATGTATACAGGAATACGGTGTCGTCCGAGGAATACTGCTTGCTGCTGATAGACTCCTCCGGTGCAACGGTTCGCAGGCGCAGCATTACCATAAAGACAGCGTAACGGGAAAATACGTTGACCCCGTTTCAGACTATGCAACACTAAAATAGTGCCGGCATCTATACCATCTGGTGGGTGCGGTTTCATGAGATTTAAATAAATATTTCGGTAATTCTATCCCCAAAAACCCTTGTAGGGACAGGTCTTGTGCCTGCTTGCGCATTACTCCGAGTTATATGAACACTACGCAAATCCTCAGCTTTCTGCTCATAATATTCCTTACACTTACATTTCTACCCTTTGTGTCTGCTGGAGAACCCATTGAATACTACGCTCCTGAAAACGTCCGTAAATTCGCTGATTTTCTGTATGAACAGGGTGACTATCTCCGCGCAGCGGGTGAATATCAACGGTATCTCTTTTATCAGCCGCAAGAAAGCGAGCAGATACGCTATAAGATTGCCCTCTGCTATCGTTTTGCGGGGGATATGGAACAAGCCGTTCAGAGTTTTCAGACGCTTTTACGGATGCATCCTGAAGGAGAGTTTGTAAGTCGTGCCTATTACCAAATCGGTGCGACCTATTTCCTGCAGGATCAGTTTGCGCAATCCGCACGATTTCTACATGAAATGCTGCCGCGCATAACGGATACACGGCAACACGCCGAAGTCCAGCAGCTGATTGGGCTCTCTTATCTGATGCAGAAACAGTGGTCTGAAGCGGATGAGGTTTTCAAGACGTTACAGGGGGCGGAAGTGGCTTCGGTTCGCCAAAAGGCGACAGTGTATCACAGTTTTGCAGAGGTGGGGGCGCGTCTGCCCACCCGTAGTCCATTTTTAGCGGGGATGCTCTCTACAATCGTCCCAGGAGCTGGACGACTCTATACGGGCAGGCTCAGCGACGCGCTTAACGCTTTGATCCTTGTTAGTATCACGGGTTGGCAGGCTTACGATGGATTCCGAAGGGATGGCATATCGTCGGTGAAAGGGTGGACACTCGGCACGATCAGCGGTATTTTCTATGTCGGTAATATCTACGGCTCAGTCATTTCAGCTCGCGTATACAATCGCCGCATAACAGACGAATTTTTAGCGACGTTATCTATCGAATTGCCGTATTAATTGCGGTCTCCGTAACACTGGGGTCAACGCCTTGCGATGAGTTCAGGGTGCGCGATTTGCATACGGAGTGGCGATAACCCTGCGGCGATGGCTTCAACGTCGTCTGTAACCCTTCTCCCGATGTCGAAAAATGCGGGATCAATACCACCCGCCATGTGACACGTCAGTATCGTGTTTTCCGTCTCCCGGACAGGGTGATCGGGTGGGGGCGGTTCCTCTGGATAGACATCAATTGTCGCTCGAAATCTGCCCGCGTTTGTCAGTTCAAGGAGCGCGTCGAAATCGACAAGGTGTGAACGGCTTGCTAAAACAAGGACTGCTCCTGGCTTAATCTGTTCCAATTTCTCGTAAGTGAGCAGTTCCCTATTTTCCTGCGTCGGAATCGCCAAAACGAAGGTGACATCGCACGTCTGTAGGAGTTCCTCCAGTCCCATGGGATTTACACCTTGCTGTTGTAGATGTGTGTCAGGAAGCCATGGGTCATAGGCATGGAGTTCACAGTTGAAGGGTGCCAACAACAGTCGCAGTTCCCGGGCAAGGTTTCCATAACCGATAATACCCACCGTTGCATCATAGAGCGTGCAAATGTCGGCTTGTCCGCGCCACCCCCAGTTCTCTGCACCACGACGCATTCTCCGATCCGCATCGACGATATTCCGTAACGCCGCCAGAGCATGTCCCAACGCCATCTCAGCCACCATTTTGGCGAAAGCAGGGGCGCAACTCAGCACCCGAATACTCCGTCTGAAGCAGGTCTGGTAATCAACTAACTCTTTTCTTGGATGTGCACCACCCACCTCCATAATAGTCTTCAGATGCGGTGCCGCAGTTTCGTCAACATCACCGACGCCGTAACTGGGGATACCAATGAGAATAGATGCCTCTTTTTTCGCTTCGGTCCATGCTTCTTCGGGCATCTGTTCGTCCTTACCCCATATCACTTCAACAGTGTTCCCGAGACGTTGCAGATCTGCAGATGTGAAGATGGTGTCAAGTTGCCGCGCGGGACGTGTGTGCAAAATCGCTTTTAACATTGTTGATCCTTTCGTTCTTAAGTGTGGTTTGACATTTTATCATGGAGTGATCCAACCTACAATTTAAAAATGGGCATACCATATCAACCGAATTGTTCTTGCGTTATTTTTTCTTAGCGTTATACTGAAGTCGTGAAAAACATAAACAACAGAATAGGAATTGATATGCAGCACACATCACAGCAAAATGATTGGTTGGTTCACCCCTTTTGTCAGCCCGCTTCAATAGAGGAAACGGACAATCAGCTTATTCTTGGTAATGGTCTTATCCGACGGACCTTCGTCACTTCACCTAATTTCGCAACAGTTGGTTATGCCAATCAAATTACCGATAGCAGTCTTCTCCGTGGCATCAAACCGGAGGCGGTGCTTACGATTAATGGGGACGAATATGAAGTGGGTGGTTTGAAAGGGCAA carries:
- the yidD gene encoding membrane protein insertion efficiency factor YidD gives rise to the protein MPKLQESVRFSLQEPSELKLVATGLIRLYQKFVSSQDGPSCNFQPTCSRFCMACIQEYGVVRGILLAADRLLRCNGSQAQHYHKDSVTGKYVDPVSDYATLK
- a CDS encoding tetratricopeptide repeat protein; translated protein: MNTTQILSFLLIIFLTLTFLPFVSAGEPIEYYAPENVRKFADFLYEQGDYLRAAGEYQRYLFYQPQESEQIRYKIALCYRFAGDMEQAVQSFQTLLRMHPEGEFVSRAYYQIGATYFLQDQFAQSARFLHEMLPRITDTRQHAEVQQLIGLSYLMQKQWSEADEVFKTLQGAEVASVRQKATVYHSFAEVGARLPTRSPFLAGMLSTIVPGAGRLYTGRLSDALNALILVSITGWQAYDGFRRDGISSVKGWTLGTISGIFYVGNIYGSVISARVYNRRITDEFLATLSIELPY
- a CDS encoding hydroxyacid dehydrogenase, translating into MLKAILHTRPARQLDTIFTSADLQRLGNTVEVIWGKDEQMPEEAWTEAKKEASILIGIPSYGVGDVDETAAPHLKTIMEVGGAHPRKELVDYQTCFRRSIRVLSCAPAFAKMVAEMALGHALAALRNIVDADRRMRRGAENWGWRGQADICTLYDATVGIIGYGNLARELRLLLAPFNCELHAYDPWLPDTHLQQQGVNPMGLEELLQTCDVTFVLAIPTQENRELLTYEKLEQIKPGAVLVLASRSHLVDFDALLELTNAGRFRATIDVYPEEPPPPDHPVRETENTILTCHMAGGIDPAFFDIGRRVTDDVEAIAAGLSPLRMQIAHPELIARR